A genomic segment from Curtobacterium sp. MCSS17_007 encodes:
- the glp gene encoding gephyrin-like molybdotransferase Glp: protein MRTIGQHRDEVAALLGPVLAARGAETLALDALADGAGAGRGYRVLAHAVTAPVPLPVFDNSQMDGFAVRSTEAGDVVRVVAPIPAGAVPVPLEPGTAAPIMTGARIPDGADAVVPVEATPPGAFPAALALDGLTVPDGTTAGRFVRRAGSDVARGAELAPAGAPVTPALLGALASAGVGEVSVVRPVRVLVVSTGSELADDAVRDGLDGAGAVIRDANGVALRAALAEIGAAARGVRLSDAAEAFLPGLESAVDDWADLVLTTGGISAGAYEVVRQVLEPRGLAVTPVAMQPGGPQALGLVDLAGRRVPVVAFPGNPVSALVSFEVFLRPVLAAVVGAPDRPTAELTAAESASSPVGKHQVRRGRVADGRVHFVGGPSSHLLGHLAAATHLVHVPLGTDDVEPGDPLTVWSLR, encoded by the coding sequence GTGCGCACGATCGGTCAGCACCGCGACGAGGTCGCCGCGCTCCTCGGACCCGTGCTCGCCGCGCGGGGTGCGGAGACCCTCGCGCTCGACGCCCTCGCCGACGGAGCCGGCGCCGGTCGCGGGTACCGGGTGCTCGCGCACGCGGTGACCGCTCCCGTCCCGTTGCCCGTGTTCGACAACAGCCAGATGGACGGGTTCGCCGTGCGGTCGACCGAGGCCGGCGACGTCGTTCGGGTGGTCGCGCCCATTCCGGCGGGTGCCGTTCCCGTGCCGCTCGAGCCAGGGACCGCTGCGCCGATCATGACCGGCGCGCGGATCCCGGACGGCGCGGACGCCGTCGTGCCGGTCGAGGCGACACCGCCGGGAGCGTTCCCAGCGGCGCTGGCGCTCGACGGGCTCACCGTGCCGGACGGTACGACCGCGGGCAGGTTCGTCCGCCGGGCCGGCAGCGACGTCGCCCGCGGCGCCGAGCTCGCTCCGGCCGGCGCACCGGTGACCCCGGCGCTCCTCGGAGCCCTGGCGTCGGCGGGTGTCGGCGAGGTCTCCGTGGTGCGCCCGGTCCGGGTGCTCGTCGTGTCGACGGGCAGCGAGCTCGCCGACGACGCTGTGCGCGACGGGCTCGACGGAGCGGGGGCGGTGATCCGTGACGCCAACGGTGTGGCGCTGCGTGCGGCCCTGGCCGAGATCGGCGCTGCCGCGCGCGGCGTGCGGTTGAGCGACGCGGCCGAGGCGTTCCTGCCGGGGCTCGAGTCGGCCGTCGACGACTGGGCAGACCTCGTCCTGACCACCGGTGGGATCAGTGCCGGCGCGTACGAGGTCGTGCGCCAGGTCCTCGAGCCGCGCGGCCTCGCGGTCACCCCGGTCGCGATGCAGCCCGGCGGACCCCAGGCCCTCGGACTCGTCGACCTGGCCGGTCGGCGGGTGCCCGTCGTGGCCTTCCCCGGCAACCCCGTGTCCGCACTCGTGTCGTTCGAGGTGTTCCTGCGTCCCGTGCTCGCCGCGGTGGTCGGCGCGCCGGACCGGCCGACCGCGGAGCTCACGGCTGCCGAGTCGGCGAGCTCGCCCGTCGGCAAGCACCAGGTCCGCCGCGGTCGCGTCGCCGACGGTCGTGTGCACTTCGTCGGCGGGCCGAGCTCGCACCTGCTCGGGCACCTCGCGGCCGCCACCCACCTCGTCCACGTCCCCCTCGGCACCGACGACGTCGAGCCGGGGGACCCGCTGACCGTCTGGAGCCTCCGATGA
- the moaC gene encoding cyclic pyranopterin monophosphate synthase MoaC — MTDDHPNGGRDAELSHVRPDGTAHMVDVSDKDVTARSATATATLVTRSDVVERILDGSLPKGEVIGTARIAAIMAVKKTSDLVPLCHPLPIAGVEVDITGDDDRVRIEVSVRTTSRTGVEMEALTGASVAALTVYDMVKAVDRTAVITDVRVLEKHGGRSGDWSSR, encoded by the coding sequence ATGACCGACGACCACCCGAACGGCGGGCGTGACGCCGAACTCTCGCACGTCCGCCCGGACGGCACCGCCCACATGGTCGACGTGTCCGACAAGGACGTCACCGCTCGGTCCGCGACGGCCACGGCCACGCTCGTGACCCGCTCGGACGTCGTGGAGCGGATCCTCGACGGGTCGTTGCCCAAGGGCGAGGTGATCGGCACCGCCCGCATCGCCGCGATCATGGCGGTGAAGAAGACCTCCGACCTGGTGCCGCTCTGTCACCCGCTGCCCATCGCCGGCGTCGAGGTCGACATCACCGGCGACGACGACCGCGTGCGGATCGAGGTGTCGGTCCGCACGACCTCGCGCACCGGTGTCGAGATGGAGGCGCTGACCGGCGCGAGCGTGGCGGCGCTGACCGTGTACGACATGGTGAAGGCCGTCGACCGCACGGCTGTGATCACCGACGTCCGGGTGCTCGAGAAGCACGGCGGGCGCTCGGGGGACTGGAGCAGCCGATGA
- a CDS encoding molybdopterin-binding protein yields the protein MTSGASRGRAGVIVVSTQASTDPTLDRTGPVIAAWLRERGFTVAEPTIVPDGGPIAETVSAELLADAKVVVTTGGTGVTPTDRTPEAVAPLIDLELPGLTEEIRRRGLAGAGPTALLTRGVAGIAGGRTVVITLPGSRGGVADGLAVLDGVLDHVLAQLHGAGHAPRSAS from the coding sequence ATGACGTCCGGAGCCAGCAGGGGCCGTGCCGGCGTGATCGTCGTCTCCACGCAGGCGTCGACCGACCCGACGCTGGACCGCACCGGACCGGTCATCGCCGCGTGGCTACGCGAGCGGGGGTTCACCGTCGCCGAGCCGACGATCGTGCCCGACGGCGGCCCGATCGCCGAGACCGTCTCTGCCGAACTGCTCGCGGACGCGAAGGTCGTCGTCACCACGGGCGGCACCGGTGTGACCCCGACCGACCGCACCCCGGAGGCCGTCGCCCCCCTGATCGATCTCGAGCTGCCGGGCCTCACCGAGGAGATCCGTCGTCGCGGCCTCGCCGGTGCGGGGCCGACCGCGCTGCTGACCCGCGGGGTCGCGGGCATCGCCGGTGGGCGGACGGTCGTCATCACACTGCCGGGTTCACGCGGCGGTGTCGCCGACGGCCTCGCGGTGCTGGACGGCGTGCTCGACCACGTGCTCGCCCAGCTGCACGGCGCGGGCCATGCACCCCGGAGCGCCTCGTGA
- a CDS encoding molybdenum cofactor biosynthesis protein MoaE codes for MSRDRGIDERVVVADVVDRVVTVDEVSAAVTTDRDGAVVTFAGVVRDHDEGKGVTALDYERHPSAGDVIAEVARTIAADHPEVRIAVLHRVGALGIGDVALAAAVSSPHRTEAFAACAALIDLVKERTPIWKRQEFTDGTDEWVAAL; via the coding sequence GTGAGCCGCGACCGCGGGATCGACGAGCGCGTCGTCGTCGCCGACGTCGTCGACCGGGTGGTCACCGTCGACGAGGTGTCCGCCGCCGTCACCACCGACCGCGACGGCGCCGTGGTCACGTTCGCCGGGGTCGTCCGCGACCACGACGAGGGCAAGGGCGTCACCGCGCTCGACTACGAACGGCACCCGAGCGCGGGCGACGTCATCGCCGAGGTCGCGCGAACGATCGCCGCCGACCACCCCGAGGTCCGCATCGCCGTGCTGCACCGCGTCGGGGCGCTCGGCATCGGGGACGTGGCGCTCGCCGCAGCGGTGTCGTCGCCGCACCGGACCGAGGCCTTCGCCGCATGCGCCGCGCTGATCGACCTCGTGAAGGAGCGGACGCCGATCTGGAAGCGCCAGGAGTTCACCGACGGCACCGACGAGTGGGTCGCCGCACTGTGA
- a CDS encoding PLD nuclease N-terminal domain-containing protein, producing MSVLLYGAGIVLLVFALIDIITRGEDQVRGLPKFAWILICIFVPLVGSIVWFAVGHDWTANDRNHGRYIEPNRHEDRYASIGHARAAHGDKRVNGTEQELAELEREIEYWEAQARLRRAKDAAGEGEPTPGS from the coding sequence ATGAGCGTTCTGCTGTACGGCGCGGGGATCGTGCTGCTCGTCTTCGCCCTGATCGACATCATCACCCGGGGCGAGGACCAGGTCCGTGGACTCCCGAAGTTCGCGTGGATCCTGATCTGCATCTTCGTGCCCCTGGTCGGCAGCATCGTGTGGTTCGCCGTCGGCCACGACTGGACCGCGAACGACCGGAACCACGGCCGCTACATCGAGCCGAACCGCCACGAGGACCGGTACGCCAGCATCGGGCACGCCCGCGCCGCGCACGGGGACAAGCGCGTGAACGGCACCGAGCAGGAGCTCGCCGAGCTCGAACGCGAGATCGAGTACTGGGAGGCGCAGGCGCGGCTGCGTCGTGCCAAGGACGCCGCCGGCGAAGGCGAGCCGACCCCGGGGAGCTGA
- a CDS encoding ABC-F family ATP-binding cassette domain-containing protein, whose translation MAHLLGAENLHLEFPTRVVFDSVTLGLDEGDRIGVVGRNGDGKSTLLALLAQRLEPDAGRVTHRRGLTVGYLDQRDVLPAGVTVGSIVVGELAEHEWAGDPKIRDIIGGLVSDIPWDAVVDDLSGGQRRRIALAKLLVGDWDVLFLDEPTNHLDVEGIQWLADHINRRWSSNQGGMVVVTHDRWFLDAVSTDTWEVHDGVVEPFEGGYAAYILQRVERDRQAAASEQRRQNLARKELAWLRRGAPARTSKPKFRIDAANALIDDVPPIRDTVALSQMATARLGKDVVDLLDVGVSFGDDVILRDVEWRIAPGERTGILGPNGAGKSTLLNLVSGKLQPSEGRVKTGKTVQVAVLDQQLADLQQFADDRVREVVARKKTSYVADGKEMTPSQLLERLGFTSEQLSTPVKDLSGGQKRRLQLMLILLDEPNVLILDEPTNDLDTDMLAAMEDLLDTWPGTLLVVSHDRYLLERVTDQQYAVLGGHLRHLPGGVDEYMRLRASGSVPQTAAAAAAASAGRPDTAPAGGSGSGTAGSTTPAAPGLTGADRRAAEKEMSALDRKIAKAGQDRQKLLDAFAAHDQSDYAGLGALQTKLGALDAEVEQLEERWLEVAELLGV comes from the coding sequence GTGGCTCATCTCCTCGGCGCCGAGAACCTGCATCTCGAGTTCCCCACCCGTGTCGTCTTCGACAGCGTCACCCTCGGCCTCGACGAGGGTGACCGCATCGGCGTCGTCGGCCGCAACGGCGACGGCAAGTCGACCCTGCTCGCGCTGCTGGCGCAGCGCCTCGAGCCGGACGCGGGGCGGGTCACCCACCGCCGCGGCCTGACGGTCGGCTACCTCGACCAGCGCGACGTCCTGCCCGCCGGGGTGACCGTCGGCAGCATCGTCGTCGGTGAGCTCGCCGAGCACGAGTGGGCCGGCGACCCGAAGATCCGCGACATCATCGGCGGGCTCGTGTCGGACATCCCGTGGGACGCCGTCGTCGACGACCTGTCCGGCGGGCAGCGGCGGCGCATCGCCCTCGCGAAGCTGCTCGTCGGCGACTGGGACGTCCTGTTCCTGGACGAGCCGACGAACCACCTCGACGTCGAGGGCATCCAGTGGCTCGCCGACCACATCAACCGCCGGTGGTCGTCGAACCAGGGCGGCATGGTCGTCGTGACGCACGACCGGTGGTTCCTCGACGCCGTGTCGACCGACACGTGGGAGGTCCACGACGGCGTCGTCGAACCCTTCGAGGGCGGCTACGCGGCGTACATCCTGCAGCGGGTCGAGCGTGACCGGCAGGCCGCGGCGAGCGAGCAGCGCCGCCAGAACCTCGCCCGCAAGGAGCTCGCCTGGCTCCGCCGTGGTGCCCCGGCGCGGACGAGCAAGCCGAAGTTCCGGATCGACGCGGCGAACGCCCTGATCGACGACGTGCCGCCGATCCGCGACACGGTCGCCCTGTCGCAGATGGCGACCGCCCGGCTCGGCAAGGACGTCGTCGACCTGCTCGACGTGGGCGTCTCGTTCGGCGACGACGTCATCCTGCGCGACGTCGAGTGGCGGATCGCGCCGGGCGAGCGGACCGGCATCCTCGGGCCGAACGGCGCCGGCAAGTCGACGTTGCTCAACCTGGTGTCCGGCAAGCTGCAGCCCAGCGAGGGCCGCGTCAAGACCGGCAAGACGGTGCAGGTCGCGGTGCTCGACCAGCAGCTCGCCGACCTGCAGCAGTTCGCCGACGACCGCGTCCGCGAGGTCGTCGCTCGCAAGAAGACGAGCTACGTCGCCGACGGCAAGGAGATGACGCCGTCACAGCTGCTCGAGCGGCTCGGCTTCACCTCGGAGCAGCTGTCGACGCCGGTGAAGGACCTGTCCGGCGGCCAGAAGCGTCGCCTGCAGCTCATGCTCATCCTGCTCGACGAACCGAACGTGCTCATCCTCGACGAGCCCACGAACGACCTCGACACGGACATGCTCGCCGCGATGGAGGACCTGCTCGACACCTGGCCGGGCACCCTGCTCGTCGTCTCCCACGACCGGTACCTGCTCGAGCGCGTCACCGACCAGCAGTACGCGGTCCTCGGCGGTCACCTGCGGCACCTGCCCGGCGGCGTCGACGAGTACATGCGTCTGCGGGCGTCCGGGTCCGTCCCGCAGACGGCGGCTGCGGCTGCCGCCGCCTCGGCCGGGAGGCCCGACACGGCTCCGGCAGGTGGCTCCGGCAGCGGTACGGCCGGGTCCACCACCCCTGCCGCACCCGGTCTGACCGGTGCGGACCGTCGCGCCGCGGAGAAGGAGATGTCGGCCCTCGACCGGAAGATCGCGAAGGCAGGGCAGGACCGGCAGAAGCTGCTCGACGCGTTCGCCGCGCACGACCAGTCCGACTACGCGGGGCTCGGGGCGCTGCAGACGAAGCTCGGGGCGCTCGACGCCGAGGTCGAGCAGCTCGAGGAGCGGTGGCTCGAAGTGGCGGAGCTGCTCGGGGTGTAG
- a CDS encoding MarR family transcriptional regulator translates to MPQQDEVDRIVAAWARERGDLDFGPLEVLSRVDRLARHLDRARRAAFDASDVEPWEFDVLSALRRAGEPYELSPKSLLQQTLVSSGTMTNRVDRLAARGLVSRRTDPRDGRGILVSLTTSGRAAVDAAIADLLKAERAILSGVSDDEQAQLSGLLRRLILGLGD, encoded by the coding sequence ATGCCGCAGCAGGACGAGGTCGACCGGATCGTCGCGGCGTGGGCCCGTGAGCGGGGCGACCTGGACTTCGGGCCCCTCGAGGTCCTGTCCCGCGTCGACCGGCTCGCCCGGCACCTGGACCGCGCACGACGGGCTGCGTTCGACGCGAGCGACGTCGAGCCGTGGGAGTTCGACGTGCTGTCGGCGCTGCGGCGGGCGGGTGAACCGTACGAGCTCAGCCCGAAGTCGCTGCTGCAGCAGACCCTGGTGTCGAGCGGCACGATGACGAACCGTGTGGACCGGCTCGCGGCACGGGGGCTGGTGAGCCGCCGGACGGACCCGCGGGACGGCAGGGGCATCCTCGTCTCGCTGACGACGAGCGGTCGGGCGGCCGTGGACGCCGCGATCGCAGACCTGCTCAAGGCCGAGCGCGCAATCCTGTCCGGGGTGTCCGACGACGAGCAGGCGCAGCTGTCCGGGCTGCTCCGGCGGCTCATCCTCGGGCTCGGCGACTGA
- a CDS encoding glyceraldehyde-3-phosphate dehydrogenase yields MPAVTPTEAGVSTAAERAHLQRAWDEKLAAAEAMVPLIGRLYRRDDVVPSVHGRPLVGQSPIGIVKAHRSSRRVDETELPVATSLAILTELDTMGLSSVSVDLGDLASRHRHDRLGSTLREFLDDEFFLRRGTADGSSRTAPRDVVLYGFGRIGRMLARILLERAGEHAPLVLRAVVVRRRGPDDLVKRASLLRRDSIHGPFAGTVTVDTEHDTITANGTLVQFVSADSPDAVDYRAHGIEDAVVVDTTGRWRDAEGLAQHLRAPGAARVLLTAPGGGDVPNVVHGINHDTIGDDPVVSAASCTTNAIVPVLKVVSDAYGIVHGHVETVHSATNDQNLVDNYHPADRRGRAAGLNMVITATGAAKAAEKALPELRGRLTGNAVRVPTPNVSLAVLHLTLGRPVGRDELNGVLRDASLTSPLRRQIDYVESPEIVSTDLLGSRRAGIVDGLATIADGSEHVVLYVWYDNESGYSRQVHRVLQEMAGAGRDR; encoded by the coding sequence ATGCCCGCCGTCACCCCGACCGAGGCCGGGGTGTCCACCGCAGCCGAGCGCGCGCACCTGCAGCGGGCGTGGGACGAGAAGCTCGCCGCGGCCGAGGCGATGGTGCCGCTCATCGGGCGGTTGTACCGGCGGGACGACGTCGTGCCGTCCGTGCACGGCCGCCCGCTGGTCGGGCAGTCCCCGATCGGGATCGTCAAGGCGCACCGCTCGAGCCGCCGGGTCGACGAGACCGAACTGCCGGTCGCGACGAGCCTGGCGATCCTCACCGAGCTCGACACGATGGGGCTGTCGTCGGTGTCCGTCGACCTCGGCGACCTCGCCTCCCGCCACCGACACGACCGCCTGGGCAGCACCCTGCGCGAGTTCCTCGACGACGAGTTCTTCCTGCGCCGGGGCACCGCGGACGGGTCGTCCCGAACCGCTCCCCGCGACGTCGTCCTGTACGGGTTCGGGCGCATCGGGCGGATGCTCGCCCGGATCCTGCTCGAACGCGCCGGCGAGCACGCCCCGCTCGTGCTGCGCGCCGTCGTGGTCCGCCGTCGCGGTCCGGACGACCTGGTCAAGCGCGCGAGCCTGCTCCGGCGGGACTCCATCCACGGCCCCTTCGCCGGCACCGTCACGGTCGACACCGAGCACGACACGATCACCGCGAACGGCACCCTCGTGCAGTTCGTCTCGGCCGACTCCCCGGACGCCGTCGACTACCGCGCGCACGGCATCGAGGACGCAGTCGTCGTCGACACCACCGGCCGCTGGCGCGACGCCGAGGGGCTCGCGCAGCACCTGCGGGCACCGGGTGCTGCACGCGTCCTGCTCACCGCACCGGGCGGGGGCGACGTCCCCAACGTCGTGCACGGCATCAACCACGACACGATCGGCGACGACCCGGTCGTCAGTGCGGCGTCGTGCACCACCAACGCGATCGTCCCCGTGCTCAAGGTCGTGTCCGACGCGTACGGCATCGTGCACGGACACGTCGAGACGGTGCACTCCGCCACGAACGACCAGAACCTCGTCGACAACTACCACCCCGCCGACCGGCGCGGCCGTGCGGCGGGCCTGAACATGGTGATCACCGCTACCGGTGCTGCGAAGGCCGCCGAGAAGGCCCTGCCCGAACTCCGCGGCCGGCTCACCGGGAACGCCGTCCGCGTCCCGACGCCGAACGTCTCGCTCGCGGTCCTGCACCTGACGCTCGGTCGACCCGTCGGACGCGACGAGCTGAACGGGGTGCTCCGGGACGCCTCGCTCACCTCGCCCCTCCGTCGCCAGATCGACTACGTCGAGTCGCCGGAGATCGTCTCGACGGACCTGCTCGGCAGCCGGCGGGCGGGCATCGTGGACGGGCTCGCGACCATCGCGGACGGGTCCGAACACGTGGTGCTGTACGTCTGGTACGACAACGAGTCGGGCTACAGCCGACAGGTGCACCGCGTGCTGCAGGAGATGGCCGGGGCGGGACGGGATCGGTGA
- a CDS encoding phosphoenolpyruvate carboxykinase (GTP), with protein MITNPNHTTPTPHTVPGSPRVALEAWVARIASLTCPDQVVWCDGSADETTRLTQQLVDEGKLIALDPELRPNSTLARSDPDDVARVEGRTFTCSRTPEDAGPTNHWRDPDAMRIELEERFAGSMRGRTMYVVPFSMGPVGGPISQLGVEVTDSAYVVLSMGKTTRLGADVLRAIDAGVPWVATVHSVGMPLRDDAGIEQPDVAWPCNETKYIVQFPETREVWSYGSGYGGNALLAKKCFALRIASVMGRDEGWLAEHMLLVRLTSPEGRAFHVAAAFPSACGKTNLAMLQPALPGWSVETIGDDIAWLRPGSDGRLHAINPEAGLFGVAPGTGPDTNPVAVETIAADTIFTNVALTDDGDVWWEGLTPEPPAHLVDWTGADWSPDSPNPAAHPNARFTVALDRVPTLADGWERSVPVDAVVFGGRRSTNVPLVAQAPTWADGVFMGATVSSERTAAAEGTVGELRRDPFAMLPFCGYDMADHWAHWLGLGERLGTGAPAVFQVNWFRRGADGDFLWPGFRENARVLEWIARRVEGRVPAVESPIGLLPDLDDLDVRGLDIGPTQLDALFAVDPDSWLEECDLTEEFLSGFADRTPPVFTAILDDRRAALHAAADVRQVA; from the coding sequence ATGATCACGAACCCCAACCACACGACTCCCACCCCGCACACCGTCCCCGGTTCGCCCCGCGTCGCCCTGGAGGCATGGGTCGCCCGGATCGCGTCCCTCACCTGCCCGGACCAGGTCGTCTGGTGCGACGGCTCGGCCGACGAGACCACCCGCCTGACGCAGCAGCTGGTCGACGAGGGCAAGCTGATCGCCCTCGACCCGGAGCTCCGGCCGAACAGCACCCTCGCGCGCTCGGATCCCGACGACGTCGCCCGGGTCGAGGGGCGCACGTTCACCTGCTCCCGCACACCCGAGGACGCCGGCCCCACGAACCACTGGCGGGATCCCGATGCGATGCGCATCGAGCTCGAGGAGCGGTTCGCGGGGAGCATGCGCGGCCGGACGATGTACGTCGTCCCGTTCTCGATGGGGCCGGTCGGTGGGCCGATCTCGCAGCTCGGCGTCGAGGTCACCGACTCGGCGTACGTCGTGCTCAGCATGGGCAAGACGACCCGGCTCGGGGCGGACGTGCTCCGGGCGATCGACGCCGGCGTGCCGTGGGTCGCGACCGTGCACAGCGTCGGGATGCCCCTACGCGACGACGCCGGCATCGAGCAGCCGGACGTCGCCTGGCCCTGCAACGAGACGAAGTACATCGTGCAGTTCCCCGAGACGCGCGAGGTCTGGTCCTACGGCTCCGGCTACGGCGGCAACGCGCTCCTGGCGAAGAAGTGCTTCGCGCTCCGCATCGCCTCCGTGATGGGACGCGACGAGGGGTGGCTCGCCGAGCACATGCTGCTCGTCCGGCTCACCTCGCCCGAGGGCCGGGCCTTCCACGTCGCGGCCGCGTTCCCCTCCGCCTGCGGCAAGACCAACCTCGCCATGCTCCAACCGGCGCTGCCCGGGTGGTCCGTCGAGACCATCGGCGACGACATCGCCTGGCTCCGTCCCGGCTCCGACGGCCGGCTGCACGCGATCAACCCGGAGGCCGGGCTGTTCGGCGTCGCACCGGGCACCGGCCCCGACACGAACCCCGTCGCGGTCGAGACGATCGCCGCGGACACGATCTTCACGAACGTCGCGCTGACCGACGACGGCGACGTCTGGTGGGAGGGGCTCACCCCGGAGCCGCCCGCGCACCTCGTCGACTGGACCGGAGCCGACTGGAGCCCGGACAGTCCGAACCCGGCAGCGCACCCGAACGCCCGGTTCACGGTCGCGCTCGACCGCGTCCCGACGCTCGCCGACGGGTGGGAGCGCAGCGTCCCGGTCGACGCCGTCGTCTTCGGCGGCCGACGCTCGACGAACGTCCCGCTCGTCGCGCAGGCGCCGACCTGGGCCGACGGGGTGTTCATGGGCGCGACCGTGTCGTCCGAGCGCACGGCCGCTGCCGAGGGCACGGTCGGTGAGCTCCGCCGCGACCCCTTCGCGATGCTGCCGTTCTGCGGCTACGACATGGCCGACCACTGGGCGCACTGGCTGGGCCTCGGCGAGCGCCTCGGTACCGGAGCACCCGCGGTCTTCCAGGTGAACTGGTTCCGCCGCGGGGCGGACGGTGACTTCCTGTGGCCCGGGTTCCGCGAGAACGCCCGGGTGCTCGAGTGGATCGCACGCCGGGTCGAGGGCAGGGTGCCGGCCGTCGAGAGCCCGATCGGGCTGCTCCCCGACCTCGACGACCTGGACGTCCGTGGGCTCGACATCGGCCCGACGCAGCTCGACGCCCTGTTCGCCGTCGACCCCGACTCGTGGCTCGAGGAGTGCGACCTGACCGAGGAGTTCCTCTCCGGGTTCGCGGACCGCACGCCCCCGGTGTTCACCGCGATCCTCGACGATCGTCGCGCCGCGCTGCACGCGGCTGCCGACGTCCGGCAGGTCGCCTGA
- a CDS encoding cation:dicarboxylase symporter family transporter, with amino-acid sequence MASTHSTTARPRRRGLDRSHWLYIAVIVAVLAGIVVGLTAPDFAVGLKPIGDGFIALIKMMIAPVIFCTIVLGVGSIAKAATVGKVGGLALGYFVAMSTFALAIGLVVGNLIHPGDHLDMSKATYELPAGTEESASSTSGFLLGIIPATLVSSLTSGSILQTLFVALLVGFALQAMGEKGAPILTGIRHLQALVFRILAMVMWAAPIGAFGAIAAVVGATGVAALVALGTLMVAFYITCIVFVVGVLGVLLRVVTGVNIFKLMKYLGREYLLIVSTSSSEVSLPRLIAKMEHLGVSKPVVGVTVPTGYSFNLDGTAIYLTMSSLFIANALGTPLNIPEQISLLVFMIIASKGAAGVTGAGLATLAGGLQAHRPDLVNGVGLIVGIDRFMSEARALTNFTGNAVATVLVGTWTRQIDKQQVERVLSGAAPFDERTMSADDHGGSEAQQPERISTEAVRTIVEPERSSATRR; translated from the coding sequence ATGGCATCGACGCACTCGACCACCGCACGCCCCCGGCGTCGCGGTCTGGATCGCTCGCACTGGCTCTACATCGCGGTCATCGTCGCCGTGCTCGCCGGCATCGTGGTGGGCCTCACGGCCCCCGACTTCGCCGTCGGGCTCAAGCCGATCGGCGACGGCTTCATCGCGCTCATCAAGATGATGATCGCGCCGGTCATCTTCTGCACGATCGTGCTCGGCGTCGGCTCCATCGCGAAGGCGGCGACGGTCGGCAAGGTCGGCGGCCTGGCGCTGGGCTACTTCGTCGCGATGTCGACCTTCGCCCTGGCGATCGGCCTCGTCGTCGGCAACCTCATCCACCCGGGCGACCACCTCGACATGTCGAAGGCCACCTACGAGCTGCCCGCCGGCACCGAGGAGAGCGCGTCGTCGACCTCCGGGTTCCTGCTCGGGATCATCCCGGCGACCCTCGTGTCGTCGCTGACGAGCGGCAGCATCCTGCAGACGCTCTTCGTCGCACTGCTCGTCGGCTTCGCGCTGCAGGCCATGGGCGAGAAGGGCGCGCCGATCCTCACCGGCATCCGGCACCTGCAGGCCCTGGTGTTCCGCATCCTCGCGATGGTGATGTGGGCCGCCCCGATCGGCGCGTTCGGCGCCATCGCTGCGGTGGTCGGCGCGACCGGCGTCGCAGCGCTCGTCGCGCTCGGGACGTTGATGGTCGCGTTCTACATCACCTGCATCGTGTTCGTCGTCGGTGTCCTCGGCGTCCTCCTCCGCGTCGTCACCGGCGTGAACATCTTCAAGCTCATGAAGTACCTGGGCCGCGAGTACCTGCTCATCGTGTCGACGTCGTCCAGCGAGGTCAGCCTGCCGCGCCTCATCGCGAAGATGGAGCACCTCGGCGTCTCGAAGCCCGTCGTCGGCGTCACCGTCCCGACCGGGTACTCGTTCAACCTCGACGGCACCGCGATCTACCTGACGATGTCCTCGCTGTTCATCGCGAACGCCCTCGGCACGCCGCTGAACATCCCGGAGCAGATCTCGCTCCTGGTCTTCATGATCATCGCCTCGAAGGGTGCCGCCGGTGTGACCGGTGCCGGGCTCGCCACCCTCGCCGGTGGTCTGCAGGCACACCGCCCCGACCTCGTGAACGGCGTCGGCCTGATCGTCGGCATCGACCGGTTCATGTCCGAGGCCCGCGCCCTGACGAACTTCACCGGGAACGCCGTCGCCACCGTGTTGGTCGGGACCTGGACGCGCCAGATCGACAAGCAGCAGGTGGAGCGGGTGCTCTCCGGTGCGGCGCCGTTCGACGAGCGGACGATGTCGGCCGACGACCACGGCGGCTCCGAGGCCCAGCAGCCCGAGCGGATCTCGACCGAGGCCGTCCGCACCATCGTCGAGCCCGAGCGCTCGAGCGCCACCCGCCGGTAG